Below is a genomic region from Castanea sativa cultivar Marrone di Chiusa Pesio chromosome 2, ASM4071231v1.
ATTTAAACTTTAACTTTGGGTTTAAAATCCACCACCAATACCCCCTccagcaccaccaccacctgCACCCCCACCAGCTCCTCCTCCAAATCCTACACCACCACCAGACCCACCTCCAATGCCTCCACCTGCACCCCTGCCAGCACCAGCTCCACCTCCGATGCCACCACCTGCACCCCCACCAGCTCCACCTCCAATTCCTACACCACCACCAGACCCACCTCCAATGCCTCCACCTGCACCCCCGCCAGCACCACCTCCACTTCCGATGCCACCACCTGCACCCTCTCCAACTCCACCACCAAACCCACCTCCaatttcttcttcaccaccgcCTTTTCCACCTCCAATGCCTCCACCTGCACCCCCACCagcaccacctccaccacctaCACCCCCACCACCtgcacccccacccccaccaaCACCAACTCCAACTCCTCccccaacaccaccaccacctcctccaaCTCCCCCTCCACCTCCTATGCCATCAGAAAATGtgtctttttcaattttcctacaTTCTATTGTCCCTACAGCTATCACTAGCAATACCAACATCACACCAAACACACCACAGTACTTAGAAAGCTTCCCCATCTTCTTTTCTAGAATAAGAGGAAACAAATACCGGTACAAGAAAGAAAGGATATGTTTGCTGAGTTAACAGATTAGGAAAGAGTATTAGCAGCCTTTATAGTGTCAAATACTGAGGACGACATTAATGCACGTAATTAAAGGGGTTCTCAGTTTTCTTCACATTTCGTTACGTTCGA
It encodes:
- the LOC142623579 gene encoding uncharacterized protein LOC142623579 codes for the protein MGKLSKYCGVFGVMLVLLVIAVGTIECRKIEKDTFSDGIGGGGGVGGGGGGVGGGVGVGVGGGGGAGGGGVGGGGGAGGGAGGGIGGGKGGGEEEIGGGFGGGVGEGAGGGIGSGGGAGGGAGGGIGGGSGGGVGIGGGAGGGAGGGIGGGAGAGRGAGGGIGGGSGGGVGFGGGAGGGAGGGGAGGGIGGGF